A single Amphiura filiformis chromosome 19, Afil_fr2py, whole genome shotgun sequence DNA region contains:
- the LOC140140683 gene encoding uncharacterized protein — translation MPHVCQYCGRRFYNDVFRYLFHIRHHQMRIRPYWYDYKSKVVYVPIPKIGRKTKSAQNRKVLQMKRKAIQQKRRRNENMLMCGQSFKLKKNHLNGMKTLIHYSKWSVGTLKLKKTSFETPESHSLVGEKLVVHEQQKDRQGSLPKYSNEVVPESSIALEASCQVSSDVNDETLYTVRPFKCSICNKGFTTSGSVKRHERIHSKEKPFKCKVCNKGFTQTGSVKIHELGHAKEMPFKCSFCNRGLTTVGNLKIHERIHIKEKPFTCKLCNKGFTRSSSLKQHERIHTNEKPFKCKVCNKGFTQSGDLKRHERTHTKDRPFKCKFCNKGFTQSSALKHHELTHSIEKPFKCTFCMKGFTQLGNLKEHERIHTKEKPFKCRFCNKGFTASSSWILHERIHKKDKPFKCKFCNKGCTRSDDLKLHERIHTKEKPFKCQVCDKGFARPRTLKQHEHTHSKQKPSKCGNLHERFKCKVCNKSFTTSGGLKVHEGIHTGEKPFKCNFCNKGFRLSSHLKEHERIHSKEKPFKCQLCNRSFRQSFSLKRHKRTHSKYDPNCRFCNKTFTQSDDLRRHERTHSEEKPLKCKVCNKGFTWPSNLKKHEYIHAEVKDFKCTFCNKCFATSGCLKVHARNHSAERPYKCKFCIKGFTQLSNLKQHERVHTKEKPFKCQVCNKGFAQSSTLKLHELIHSKEKPYKCKFCNKGFTRLGNLKTHERIHTKEKPFKCSCCNKSFTRSNVLKRHERTHSKENSLNAKSSEPQRSMVLKKTLPDKESMISSIRGRGCESLVVTTMTTPFTPSCRLIYPQLLSVTSSLSESVRIMPLNRRPREWDYLMPHVCQYCGRRFYNDVFRYLFHIRHHEMRIRPYWYKSQVVYVPIPKIGRRTRSAQNRKKVLQMKRKDKQQKRRKDKNISSPGQSIQLTKNHLHGLKALNYTKDRDDGIPKIRKTNYCETQSHELHEMESSQSSIASEASCQERSNTNDKTLHTESCFKCNLCNKGFTRSTFLKRLERTHSKERPFKCKFCNKGFTWSSHLITHERIHTKEKPFKCKFCNKGFARSYDLKNHKRIHTGEKPFKCKFCYKGFTKSSNLKMHERIHTQEKPLKCQVCYKGFTQSGDLKRHERIHSKEKPFKCKFCNKGFTKSRNLKMHERIHTQEKPFKCQVCYKGFTQSGDLKRHERIHTKEKPFKCTFCNKGFTQSSHLKVHERIHTGEKPFKCTFCNKDFTNARSLKAHDRTHQR, via the exons ATGCCCCACGTATGCCAATACTGTGGAAGGAGATTCTACAATGATGTATTCAGATATTTGTTCCATATAAGGCATCATCAAATGCGGATTCGTCCTTACTGGTATGACTACAAGAGCAAAGTGGTATATGTACCTATTCCCAAGATAGGGAGGAAAACAAAAAGTGCACAGAATAGGAAGGTCTTGCAAATGAAGAGAAAGGCCATACAGCAGAAGAGGAGAAGGAACGAAAATATGCTCATGTGTGGACAGTCCTTTAAGTTAAAGAAGAACCACCTAAATGGTATGAAAACGTTGATACATTACTCAAAATGGAGTGTTGGCACTCTTAAGCTCAAGAAGACATCTTTCGAAACACCTGAGTCACATTCATTGGTAGGTGAAAAGCTTGTAGTACACGAGCAGCAAAAAGATCGCCAAGGAAGCTTACCCAAATACAGTAATGAGGTAGTTCCTGAGTCGTCCATTGCCTTAGAAGCATCTTGTCAAGTTAGTAGTGACGTAAATGATGAAACATTGTATACAGTGCGGCCTTTCAAATGCTcaatttgtaacaaaggcttcacaaccTCGGGTAGCGtgaaaagacatgaacgtattcattccaaagagaagcctttcaaatgtaaagtttgtaacaaaggcttcacacagacAGGGAGTGTAAAAATACATGAGCTTGGTCATGCAAAAGAAATGCCTTTCAAATGTTCATTTTGTAACAGAGGCCTCACAACTGTAGGTAACCTGAAaatacatgaacgtattcatatcAAAGAGAAGCCTTTCACATGCAAATTGTGCAACAAAGGTTTCACACGGTCAAGTAGCTTAAAacaacatgaacgtattcatacaaatgagaagccttttaaatgtaaAGTTTGTAACAAAGGGTTTACACAGTCAGGTGACCTGAAAAGACATGAACGTACTCATACAAAAGATAGGCCCTTTAAATgcaaattttgtaacaaaggcttcacacagtcaagTGCCCTGAAACATCATGAACTTACTCATTCAAtagagaagcctttcaaatgtacattttgtatgaaaggcttcacacagttagGTAACCTGAAAGAACATGAACGCATTCATAcaaaagagaagccttttaaatgtagATTTTGTAACAAGGGCTTCACAGCCTCAAGTAGCTGGATATTACATGAAAGAATACATAAAAAAGACAAGCCTTTCAAATgcaaattttgtaacaaaggttGCACACGGTCAGATGACCTGAAATTGCATGAACGTATCcatactaaagagaaacctttcaaatGTCAGGTGTGTGACAAAGGCTTTGCACGACCAAGAACCTTGAAACAACATGAACACACTCATTCCAAACAGAAGCCTTCCAAATGTGGCAACCTTCACGAACGTTTCAAATGTAAAGTTTGTAACAAAAGTTTCACAACCTCAGGAGGCCTGAAAGTGCATGAAGGTATTCATACTGGAGAAAAGCCTTTTAAATGTAACTTTTGTAACAAAGGTTTCAGATTGTCATCTCACTTGAAAGAACATGAACGTATTCActctaaagagaagcctttcaaatgcCAACTTTGTAATAGAAGTTTCAGACAGTCATTTTCCCTGAAACGACATAAACGTACTCATTCAAAATATGATCCTAATTGCAGATTTTGTAACAAAACCTTCACACAGTCAGATGACCTGAGAAGACATGAACGTACTCATTCAGAAGAGAAGCCTTTAAAATGTaaagtttgtaacaaaggcttcacatgGCCAAGTAACTTGAAAAAACATGAATATATTCATGCTGAAGTGAAAgatttcaaatgtacattttgtaacaaatgctTCGCAACCTCAGGTTGCTTGAAAGTACATGCACGCAATCACAGTGCCGAGAGACCttacaaatgtaaattttgtatcaaaggcttcacacagttaAGTAACTTGAAACAACATGAACgtgttcacaccaaagagaaacctttcaagtgtcaagtttgtaacaaaggctttgcACAGTCATCTACCCTGAAACTACATGAACTTATTCATagtaaagagaagccttacaaatgtaaattttgtaacaaaggcttcacacggttaggtaacttgaaaacacatgaacgtatccatactaaagagaagcctttcaaatgttCATGTTGTAACAAAAGCTTCACACGGTCAAATGTCTTGAAACGGCATGAACGCACTCATTCAAAAGAGAACTCTTTGAATGCAAAGTCTTCAGAACCTCAG AGATCAATGGTGCTGAAGAAAACATTACCCGACAAGGAGTCAATGATCTCATCAATACGAGGTAGAGGGTGCGAATCCTTGGTGGTCACAACAATGACGACACCATTTACTCCAAGTTGTAGGTTAATCTATCCACAACTTCTTTCTGTTACATCTTCCTTGTCAGAGAGTGTGAG AATAATGCCTTTGAACAGACGTCCACGAGAGTGGGACTACCTTATGCCCCACGTATGTCAATACTGTGGAAGGAGATTCTACAACGATGTGTTCAGATATTTATTCCATATAAGGCATCATGAAATGCGGATTCGCCCTTACTGGTATAAGAGCCAAGTAGTGTATGTACCTATTCCTAAGATAGGGAGGAGAACAAGAAGTGCACAGAATAGAAAGAAGGTGTTACAAATGAAGAGAAAGGATAAGCAGCAGAAAAGGAGAAAGGACAAAAATATATCTAGTCCTGGACAGTCCATTCAGTTAACGAAGAACCACCTACATGGTCTGAAAGCTTTGAACTACACAAAAGACCGTGATGATGGCATTCCTAAGATTAggaagacaaattattgtgaaaCACAAAGTCATGAGTTACATGAAATG GAAAGTTCCCAGTCTTCCATTGCTTCAGAAGCATCTTGTCAAGAGAGAAGTAACACCAATGACAAAACATTGCATACCGAAAGCTGCTTCAAATGTAACCtctgtaacaaaggcttcacacggtCAACATTCCTGAAAAGACTTGAACGTACTCATTCAAAAGAGAGGCCttttaaatgcaaattttgtaacaaaggtttcACATGGTCATCTCACTTGATAACgcatgaacgtatacatactaaagagaaacctttcaaatgtaaattttgtaacaaagggtTCGCACGGTCATATGACCTGAAAAACCAtaaacgtattcatactggagagaaacctttcaaatgtaaattttgttaCAAAGGCTTCACAAAGTCAAGTAACTTGAAAATgcatgaacgtatacataccCAAGAGAAGCCTCTCAAATGCCAAGTTTGTTACAAAGGCTTTACACAGTCAGGTgacttgaaaagacatgaacgtattcatagtaaagagaagcctttcaaatgtaaattttgtaacaaaggcttcacaaagTCAAGAAACTTGAAAATgcatgaacgtatacatacccaagagaagcctttcaaatgcCAAGTTTGTTACAAAGGCTTTACACAGTCAGGTgacttgaaaagacatgaacgtatccatactaaagagaaacctttcaaatgtacattttgtaacaaaggtttcACACAGTCAAGTCACTTGAAGGTtcatgaacgtatacatactggagagaagcctttcaaatgtacattttgtaacaaagactTCACAAACGCAAGGAGCCTGAAAGCCCATGACCGAACTCATCAAAGGTAA